A DNA window from Citrobacter tructae contains the following coding sequences:
- a CDS encoding NADPH-dependent FMN reductase yields MSETLNVVTLLGSLRKGSFNGMVARTLPKIAPVGMDVNALPSIGDIPLYDADFQQEEGFPASVEALAEQIRKADGVVIVTPEYNYSVPGGLKNAIDWLSRLPDQPLAGKPVLIQTSSMGAIGGARCQYHLRQILVFLDAMVMNKPEFMGGVIQNKVDVQTGEVIDQSTLDHLTGQLAAFGDFIQRVKA; encoded by the coding sequence ATGTCTGAAACATTGAATGTTGTTACGTTACTGGGGAGCCTACGCAAAGGCTCGTTTAATGGAATGGTTGCCCGTACGCTGCCAAAAATTGCCCCTGTGGGGATGGACGTCAACGCATTACCATCGATTGGCGATATTCCACTTTACGATGCCGATTTCCAGCAGGAAGAGGGATTTCCGGCAAGTGTAGAAGCGCTGGCGGAACAGATCAGAAAAGCGGATGGCGTGGTGATTGTCACGCCAGAATATAACTATTCGGTACCAGGCGGACTGAAGAACGCCATCGACTGGCTATCCCGTCTGCCCGATCAGCCGCTGGCGGGTAAACCGGTGTTGATCCAGACCAGCTCAATGGGCGCGATTGGTGGCGCACGCTGTCAGTATCATCTGCGCCAGATTCTGGTGTTCCTTGACGCAATGGTAATGAACAAACCGGAATTTATGGGTGGTGTCATTCAGAACAAGGTGGATGTGCAAACCGGCGAAGTAATTGATCAAAGCACGCTGGATCACCTGACGGGTCAGTTGGCTGCCTTTGGTGACTTTATTCAGCGCGTAAAAGCGTAA
- the yidZ gene encoding HTH-type transcriptional regulator YidZ: MKKSLSSLDLNLLLCLQLLMQERSVTKTAKRMNVTPSAVSKSLSKLRGWFDDPLFVNTPLGLTPTPLMVSMEQSLAEWMQMGNQLLDKPHHEAPRGLKFDLVAETPLVMIMFNALSQQIYQRYPQASIKVRNWDYDSLDAIIRGEVDIGFTGRESHPRSRELLSLLPLSIDHEVLFSDLPCVWLREDHPALREEWNLETFLRYPHISISWEQSDTWALDDVLQEMGRKRTIALSLPGFEQSLFMAAQPDHALIATAPVYCQRYNQLHQLPLVARPLPFDVAQLEKMRVPFTLLWHKRNSHNPKIVWLKDTIKTLYRDMS, translated from the coding sequence ATGAAGAAATCCCTCAGCAGTCTCGATCTTAATTTACTGCTCTGCCTGCAGCTCCTGATGCAGGAGCGCAGCGTCACCAAAACCGCCAAACGGATGAACGTCACGCCGTCGGCGGTGAGTAAATCACTGTCGAAGCTGAGAGGCTGGTTTGATGATCCACTGTTTGTAAACACCCCACTGGGGCTGACGCCGACGCCGCTGATGGTCAGTATGGAACAAAGCCTGGCGGAGTGGATGCAGATGGGCAATCAGCTGCTTGATAAGCCACATCATGAAGCTCCGCGCGGGCTTAAGTTTGATCTGGTGGCCGAGACGCCGCTGGTGATGATTATGTTCAACGCGCTCTCACAGCAGATCTATCAGCGTTATCCGCAAGCCTCGATCAAAGTGCGCAACTGGGATTACGATTCGCTGGACGCCATTATTCGAGGAGAGGTAGACATCGGTTTCACTGGGCGTGAAAGCCACCCGCGCTCGCGCGAGTTACTGAGCCTGCTGCCGCTGTCTATCGATCATGAAGTGCTGTTTTCCGATCTCCCCTGCGTCTGGCTGCGCGAAGATCATCCGGCGTTACGAGAAGAGTGGAACCTGGAAACATTTCTGCGCTACCCACATATCAGCATCAGCTGGGAACAAAGTGACACCTGGGCGCTGGACGATGTGCTACAGGAGATGGGACGCAAACGCACTATAGCCCTGAGCCTGCCGGGGTTTGAGCAATCGCTGTTTATGGCCGCTCAGCCGGATCACGCGTTGATAGCCACAGCCCCTGTCTATTGCCAGCGATATAATCAACTCCACCAGCTTCCACTCGTGGCTCGTCCGCTGCCCTTTGATGTCGCACAACTAGAAAAAATGCGCGTACCGTTCACCCTCCTTTGGCATAAACGCAACAGCCACAATCCTAAGATCGTCTGGCTGAAAGACACGATCAAGACGCTTTATCGCGATATGTCCTGA
- the tnaB gene encoding low affinity tryptophan permease TnaB has product MEDTSNDKHSSFWGIMVIAGTVIGGGMFALPVDLAGSWFFWGAFILIIAWFSMLHSGLLLLEANLNYPVGSSFNTITKDLIGNKWNIVSGFTVAFVLYILTYAYISANGAIISETIAMNSGNHVNPRFIGIGTAIFVASVLWFSSLAASRITSLFLGIKIIAFVVVFGSFFFQVDYSILKDVNGTENNSTSYFPYIFMALPVCLASFGFHGNIPSLIICYGKRKDKLIKSIVFGSLLALVIYLFWLYCTMGNITRDGFKSVISSGGNVDSLVKSFLGTKQHGAIEFCLLVFSNLAVASSFFGVTLGLFDYIADLFKIDSSHTGRFKTILLTFLPPALLYLIFPNGFIYGIGGAGLCATIWAVIIPAVLALKSRKKFPNKIFTVWGGVAIPSIVMIFGVMVILCWFGNVFNVLPKFG; this is encoded by the coding sequence ATGGAAGATACTTCAAACGACAAACATTCATCTTTTTGGGGAATAATGGTTATCGCAGGTACCGTCATTGGCGGTGGAATGTTTGCTCTCCCCGTAGACCTCGCTGGTTCATGGTTTTTCTGGGGGGCATTTATTCTTATAATTGCTTGGTTTTCGATGCTACATTCTGGATTGTTATTATTAGAAGCAAATTTAAACTACCCTGTCGGCTCCAGTTTTAACACTATCACCAAAGATCTAATCGGTAATAAATGGAATATCGTCAGTGGGTTTACTGTAGCTTTCGTTCTTTACATCCTCACTTACGCCTATATCTCAGCAAATGGTGCAATCATCAGTGAAACCATCGCTATGAATTCAGGGAATCATGTAAATCCTAGATTCATTGGTATCGGCACGGCCATTTTTGTTGCCAGTGTACTCTGGTTTAGTTCACTTGCAGCAAGCCGAATTACCTCCCTGTTCTTAGGTATCAAAATAATTGCTTTTGTTGTCGTTTTTGGATCGTTTTTCTTCCAGGTAGACTACTCAATACTGAAGGATGTTAACGGTACAGAAAATAATAGCACATCCTATTTTCCGTATATCTTTATGGCATTACCGGTATGTCTGGCATCTTTTGGGTTTCATGGCAACATTCCCAGTCTGATTATCTGCTATGGAAAACGAAAAGATAAACTCATAAAAAGCATTGTCTTCGGCTCATTATTAGCTCTGGTCATCTATCTTTTCTGGCTATACTGCACGATGGGAAACATTACGCGTGATGGATTTAAAAGTGTCATATCATCAGGCGGCAATGTCGATTCGTTGGTAAAATCATTCCTTGGAACAAAGCAACATGGTGCAATAGAGTTTTGTTTGCTTGTTTTTTCAAACCTGGCGGTAGCAAGCTCCTTCTTTGGTGTCACTCTAGGGCTTTTTGATTATATTGCAGACTTATTTAAAATCGATAGCTCACATACCGGACGTTTTAAAACAATCCTGTTAACCTTTCTTCCACCCGCTCTCCTGTACTTAATATTTCCCAACGGCTTTATCTATGGCATTGGTGGCGCAGGGTTATGTGCAACCATCTGGGCAGTTATCATCCCGGCGGTACTGGCACTGAAATCCCGAAAAAAGTTTCCGAACAAGATATTCACAGTTTGGGGCGGAGTCGCAATACCCTCTATCGTCATGATCTTCGGTGTGATGGTTATCTTGTGTTGGTTTGGTAACGTATTCAACGTGTTACCTAAATTTGGTTGA
- the yieH gene encoding 6-phosphogluconate phosphatase yields the protein MSQIEAVFFDCDGTLVDSEVICSRAYVSMFQAFGITLDLEETFKRFKGVKLYEIIDIINDEHGVELAKAELEPIYRAEVARLFDTELEVIAGANALLDSMAVPMCVVSNGPVSKMQHSLGKLGMLHHFPDLLFSGYDIQRWKPDPALMFHAAKAMNVNPQNCILVDDSAAGAQSGIDAGMEVFYFCADPHNKPIDHPKVTTFTDLAQLPALWKARGWDITR from the coding sequence ATGTCCCAGATAGAAGCCGTATTTTTTGACTGTGACGGTACCCTTGTCGACAGTGAAGTCATTTGTTCTCGCGCGTATGTCAGCATGTTCCAGGCGTTCGGCATTACGCTCGATCTTGAAGAGACATTTAAGCGCTTCAAGGGGGTAAAGCTCTACGAGATCATCGACATTATCAACGATGAACACGGTGTCGAACTGGCAAAAGCCGAACTAGAACCGATTTACCGCGCCGAGGTCGCACGCCTGTTCGATACGGAACTGGAGGTGATTGCGGGTGCCAATGCGCTGCTAGATAGCATGGCTGTGCCGATGTGCGTGGTATCGAACGGTCCGGTCAGCAAAATGCAGCACTCGCTGGGCAAGCTGGGCATGCTGCATCACTTCCCGGATTTATTGTTCAGCGGCTATGATATTCAACGCTGGAAGCCCGATCCTGCGTTGATGTTCCATGCGGCAAAGGCCATGAACGTCAATCCGCAGAACTGTATTCTGGTGGATGATTCTGCTGCGGGTGCGCAGTCGGGGATTGATGCCGGAATGGAGGTGTTCTACTTCTGCGCCGATCCGCACAACAAACCGATCGATCATCCCAAAGTGACGACCTTTACCGATCTGGCACAATTGCCGGCATTGTGGAAAGCGCGCGGTTGGGATATTACGCGTTAA
- a CDS encoding MFS transporter, whose translation MARYLLCSFALVLLYPTGIDMYLVGLPRIAADLNASEAQLHIAFSVYLAGMATAMLFAGKIADQSGRKPVAIVGALIFIFASTLCSFAESGTPFLVGRFIQGIGAGCCYVVAFAILRDTLDDRRRAKVLSLLNGITCIVPVLAPVMGHLIMLKYPWQSLFYTMIGMGVVVCLLSVFILRESRPARLSTSTSVDQRTESLVNRFFLSRLAITTLSVSVILTFVNTSPVLLMEVMGFDRGEYATTMAMTAGVSMAVSFSTPFALSLFKPRTLMLTSQALFLAAGVVLTLASTHAVTLFGLTLICAGFSVGFGVAMSQALGPFSLRAGVASSTLGIAQVCGSSLWIWLAAILGLDALNMLIGILIGCSIVSIMLIITVAPNRSAPTHEEIPQQSRS comes from the coding sequence ATGGCACGTTATCTACTCTGCAGTTTTGCCCTAGTTTTACTCTATCCCACCGGAATTGATATGTATCTGGTGGGATTACCGCGTATTGCCGCCGACCTTAACGCCAGCGAAGCGCAGCTGCATATCGCATTTTCGGTCTATCTGGCCGGTATGGCCACGGCGATGCTGTTCGCCGGTAAGATTGCCGACCAGTCAGGTCGTAAGCCGGTCGCTATTGTCGGCGCCCTGATCTTTATCTTCGCCTCCACCTTGTGTTCATTTGCCGAGAGCGGGACGCCATTCCTGGTGGGACGTTTTATTCAGGGGATTGGCGCAGGTTGCTGCTATGTGGTGGCATTTGCGATTTTGCGTGATACGCTCGACGATCGCCGCCGGGCGAAAGTGCTGTCTTTGTTGAACGGTATCACCTGTATCGTGCCGGTACTGGCACCGGTGATGGGGCATCTGATTATGCTCAAATACCCGTGGCAGAGCCTGTTCTACACGATGATCGGCATGGGCGTAGTCGTTTGCTTACTGTCGGTGTTTATCCTGCGAGAATCGCGCCCAGCGAGGCTCTCGACGTCGACGTCAGTCGATCAGCGAACCGAGTCACTGGTAAACCGCTTTTTCTTAAGCCGCCTGGCGATTACCACGCTGAGCGTGTCGGTGATCCTGACCTTTGTGAATACCTCTCCGGTACTGCTGATGGAAGTGATGGGTTTCGACCGTGGTGAGTACGCCACCACCATGGCGATGACCGCAGGCGTCAGCATGGCGGTCTCTTTCTCCACACCGTTCGCCCTGAGCCTGTTTAAACCTCGCACTCTGATGCTAACCTCGCAGGCGCTTTTCCTTGCCGCTGGCGTGGTGTTAACCCTCGCCAGCACGCATGCCGTCACGCTGTTTGGGTTAACGTTAATCTGTGCCGGATTCTCGGTCGGTTTCGGCGTAGCCATGAGTCAGGCGCTGGGGCCGTTCTCGCTGCGAGCGGGTGTCGCCAGCTCAACGTTAGGTATTGCCCAGGTTTGCGGTTCATCGCTGTGGATTTGGCTGGCGGCAATCCTCGGACTCGACGCGCTGAATATGCTGATCGGGATTCTGATTGGCTGTAGCATAGTGAGCATCATGCTGATTATCACTGTTGCTCCCAACCGGTCCGCGCCCACTCATGAAGAAATCCCTCAGCAGTCTCGATCTTAA
- the mnmE gene encoding tRNA uridine-5-carboxymethylaminomethyl(34) synthesis GTPase MnmE, protein MSHNDTIVAQATPPGRGGVGILRISGLKAREVAETVLGKLPKARYADYLPFKDADGSALDQGIALWFPGPNSFTGEDVLELQGHGGPVILDLLLKRILTIPGLRIARPGEFSERAFLNDKLDLAQAEAIADLIDASSEQAARSALNSLQGAFSARVNHLVEALTHLRIYVEAAIDFPDEEIDFLSDGKIEAQLNSVMADLDAVRAEARQGSLLREGMKVVIAGRPNAGKSSLLNALAGREAAIVTDIAGTTRDVLREHIHIDGMPLHIIDTAGLRDASDEVERIGIERAWQEIEQADRVLFMVDGTTTNAVDPADIWPDFIARLPAKLPITVVRNKADITGETLGLSEVNGHSLVRLSARTGEGVDVLRNHLKQSMGFETNMEGGFLARRRHLQALAEAAEHLQQGKAQLLGAWAGELLAEELRLAQQNLSEITGEFTSDDLLGRIFSSFCIGK, encoded by the coding sequence GTGCTGGGCAAACTGCCAAAAGCACGTTATGCCGACTATCTGCCGTTTAAAGACGCCGATGGCAGCGCGCTGGATCAGGGGATCGCCCTGTGGTTTCCCGGACCGAACTCCTTTACTGGTGAAGACGTATTAGAGCTGCAGGGTCACGGCGGACCGGTCATTCTCGATCTGCTGTTAAAACGCATTCTGACGATTCCAGGCCTGCGCATTGCCAGACCCGGCGAGTTCTCTGAACGTGCATTTCTTAACGATAAGCTCGATTTAGCCCAGGCAGAAGCCATTGCCGACCTGATCGACGCCAGCTCGGAACAAGCTGCACGTTCCGCACTGAACTCATTGCAGGGTGCGTTCTCCGCACGTGTGAATCATCTTGTGGAAGCACTCACTCACCTGCGCATCTATGTGGAAGCGGCGATCGACTTCCCGGATGAGGAAATAGACTTCCTCTCTGACGGTAAAATTGAAGCCCAGCTTAATAGCGTGATGGCCGATCTCGACGCCGTACGTGCCGAAGCGCGTCAGGGTAGCCTGCTGCGTGAAGGAATGAAGGTGGTGATTGCCGGGCGGCCAAATGCCGGAAAATCAAGCCTGCTGAACGCGCTGGCAGGTCGTGAAGCAGCGATCGTCACCGATATCGCGGGTACCACGCGCGACGTACTGCGCGAGCATATCCATATCGACGGCATGCCGCTGCACATTATCGATACCGCCGGTCTGCGTGATGCCAGTGACGAAGTTGAACGTATTGGTATCGAACGCGCCTGGCAAGAAATAGAACAGGCCGACCGCGTGCTGTTTATGGTCGATGGCACCACCACTAATGCCGTCGACCCTGCCGACATCTGGCCTGATTTTATTGCGCGTCTGCCCGCAAAGCTGCCAATCACCGTGGTGCGTAACAAAGCAGATATCACGGGAGAAACGCTGGGCCTTAGCGAAGTCAATGGCCACTCACTGGTCCGCCTCTCCGCGCGTACCGGCGAAGGCGTTGATGTGCTGCGTAACCATCTCAAGCAAAGTATGGGCTTCGAGACCAATATGGAAGGTGGCTTCCTGGCGCGTCGTCGTCATCTGCAGGCACTGGCAGAAGCCGCTGAGCATCTCCAGCAAGGCAAAGCTCAGCTTTTGGGTGCATGGGCCGGAGAACTGCTGGCAGAAGAGCTGCGCCTGGCGCAACAGAATCTCAGTGAGATCACCGGGGAATTTACTTCCGACGATCTGCTGGGACGGATTTTCTCCAGCTTCTGTATTGGTAAGTAA
- the tnaC gene encoding tryptophanase leader peptide, with the protein MIISNSYITSKWFNVDSKIVEHRP; encoded by the coding sequence ATGATTATCTCAAATTCATATATAACCTCTAAATGGTTCAATGTTGACAGTAAAATTGTTGAACATCGCCCTTAG
- a CDS encoding 4'-phosphopantetheinyl transferase family protein, whose amino-acid sequence MATHFARGILTEGHLVSVRLPSPCHVEAKNLPTHRRTRFLASRSLLAELMFMLYGTSTLPEIVVQAKGKPVFRDKNLPGFSISYAGNIVGVALTTEGACGLDMELQRAIRGFNSPHSVDTWRFSSNEKLWINNQSDPNEARAQLITLRQSVLKLTGDMSNDDPRELQLLPGAGRLKCAHTAQIEAICDAEDVLVWSVAVTPAIEKLKVWEFDGKQDWKSLPNIQTRANEPTGRLIRFSQFSAAKSYTLN is encoded by the coding sequence ATGGCGACACATTTTGCCAGAGGGATTCTTACGGAGGGACACCTGGTTTCAGTTCGCCTCCCTTCTCCATGTCATGTCGAAGCAAAAAATCTACCCACGCATCGCCGAACTCGCTTCCTGGCCTCCAGAAGCCTACTCGCAGAGTTGATGTTCATGCTTTACGGCACCAGCACCCTGCCCGAAATCGTTGTTCAGGCCAAAGGTAAACCCGTTTTTCGCGATAAAAATCTGCCTGGATTCTCGATTTCATATGCGGGAAATATCGTCGGTGTTGCCCTGACGACAGAAGGCGCATGCGGTTTGGATATGGAACTTCAGCGGGCGATCCGCGGGTTTAACTCTCCGCATTCGGTAGACACCTGGCGCTTTTCCAGTAATGAAAAACTGTGGATCAACAACCAAAGCGATCCCAATGAAGCGCGTGCACAGCTCATTACCCTGCGACAGAGCGTACTCAAGCTCACCGGTGATATGAGCAATGACGATCCACGTGAACTCCAGCTGTTACCCGGCGCCGGACGCCTGAAATGCGCCCATACAGCCCAGATCGAAGCCATTTGCGATGCCGAAGACGTGCTGGTGTGGTCGGTCGCGGTGACACCTGCCATTGAAAAGCTCAAGGTTTGGGAGTTTGATGGTAAACAGGACTGGAAAAGTTTGCCCAATATCCAGACTCGCGCCAATGAGCCAACGGGCCGCCTTATCCGTTTCTCTCAATTTTCCGCAGCAAAGAGCTATACGCTTAACTGA
- the adeP gene encoding adenine permease AdeP — MSQQHTTQASGQGILERVFKLREHGTTARTEVIAGFTTFLTMVYIVFVNPQILGVAGMDTSAVFVTTCLIAALGSILMGVFANLPVALAPAMGLNAFFAFVVVQAMGLPWQVGMGAIFWGAVGLLLLTIFRVRYWMIANIPVSLRVGITSGIGLFIGMMGLKNAGVIVANKDTLVAIGNLTSHSVLLGVLGFFIIAILASRNIHAAVLVSIIVTTLLGWMLGDVHYNGIVSAPPSISTVVGHVDLAGSFNLGLAGVIFSFMLVNLFDSSGTLIGVTDKAGLADEKGKFPRMKQALFVDSVSSVAGSFIGTSSVTAYIESSSGVSVGGRTGLTAVVVGILFLLVIFLSPLAGMVPAYAAAGALIYVGVLMTSSLSRVKWDDLTEAVPAFITAVMMPFSFSITEGIALGFISYCVMKIGTGRFRDLSPCVIVVALLFVLKIVFIDAH; from the coding sequence ATGAGTCAACAACACACAACCCAGGCTTCTGGCCAGGGCATACTGGAACGCGTGTTTAAGCTGCGCGAACATGGCACGACGGCGCGGACCGAAGTCATCGCCGGTTTCACCACTTTTCTGACGATGGTTTACATCGTTTTCGTCAACCCGCAAATTCTGGGCGTAGCTGGCATGGACACCAGTGCTGTCTTCGTGACTACCTGTCTGATTGCGGCGTTGGGCAGTATCCTGATGGGCGTATTCGCCAACCTGCCGGTGGCACTGGCACCAGCGATGGGGCTAAACGCTTTCTTCGCGTTTGTCGTGGTACAGGCAATGGGTCTGCCGTGGCAGGTGGGTATGGGCGCTATCTTCTGGGGGGCTGTGGGTCTGCTTTTGTTGACAATCTTCCGCGTACGTTACTGGATGATTGCCAACATTCCGGTCAGTCTGCGCGTGGGGATCACCAGCGGTATCGGTTTGTTTATCGGCATGATGGGGCTGAAAAATGCCGGCGTTATCGTGGCGAACAAGGACACGCTGGTTGCTATTGGTAACCTGACCTCTCACAGCGTACTGCTGGGGGTATTGGGCTTCTTTATCATCGCGATTCTGGCGTCCCGTAACATTCACGCGGCGGTGCTGGTTTCGATAATCGTCACCACCCTGCTGGGCTGGATGCTGGGCGATGTGCACTACAACGGCATTGTTTCTGCGCCACCGAGCATCAGCACCGTGGTTGGCCATGTTGACCTTGCCGGGTCGTTCAACCTGGGGCTGGCTGGGGTGATCTTCTCCTTCATGCTGGTTAACCTGTTTGACTCCTCCGGTACGCTGATTGGCGTGACGGACAAAGCAGGCCTGGCTGATGAAAAAGGGAAGTTCCCGCGCATGAAGCAGGCGCTGTTTGTGGATAGCGTCTCCTCGGTTGCCGGTTCCTTTATCGGCACTTCTTCGGTTACCGCGTATATCGAATCGTCTTCTGGGGTTTCTGTTGGTGGGCGTACTGGCCTGACGGCAGTCGTTGTGGGGATCCTGTTCCTGCTGGTTATTTTCCTGTCGCCGCTGGCGGGTATGGTGCCAGCCTATGCAGCAGCCGGTGCGCTGATTTACGTCGGCGTGCTGATGACCTCCAGCTTGTCACGCGTGAAATGGGATGACCTGACTGAAGCGGTCCCGGCGTTTATTACCGCCGTGATGATGCCGTTTAGCTTCTCGATTACCGAAGGTATCGCGCTGGGCTTTATCTCTTACTGTGTGATGAAAATAGGTACCGGACGCTTCCGCGACCTCAGCCCGTGCGTGATCGTTGTTGCGCTGCTGTTTGTGCTGAAGATTGTGTTTATCGACGCACACTAA
- the tnaA gene encoding tryptophanase produces MENFKHLPEPFRIRVIEPVKRTTREHREAAIIKSGMNPFLLDSEDVFIDLLTDSGTGAVTQNMQAAMMRGDEAYSGSRSYYALADAVKNIFGYQHTIPTHQGRGAEQIYIPVLIKKREQEKGLDREKMVAFSNYFFDTTQGHSQINGCTVRNVYIKEAFDTGVRYDFKGNFNLEGLESGIEEVGANNVPYIVATITSNSAGGQPISLANLKAMYRIAKKYDIPVVMDSARFAENAYFIQQREAEYKDWTIEEITRETYKYADMLAMSAKKDAMVPMGGLLCIKDDEYLDVYTECRTLCVVQEGFPTYGGLEGGAMERLAVGLSDGMNHDWLAYRITQVQYLVDGLEAIGVVCQQAGGHAAFVDAGKLLPHIPAEQFPAQALACELYKVAGIRAVEIGSFLLGRDPKTGKQLPCPAELLRLTIPRATYTQSHMDFIIEAFRHVKENASNIKGLTFTYEPKVLRHFTAKLKEI; encoded by the coding sequence ATGGAAAACTTTAAACACCTACCTGAACCTTTCCGCATCCGCGTTATTGAGCCTGTAAAACGCACAACCAGAGAGCATCGTGAAGCTGCTATTATAAAATCAGGCATGAACCCTTTCCTGCTGGATAGCGAAGATGTATTCATTGATTTACTGACTGACAGCGGCACTGGTGCCGTCACGCAAAATATGCAGGCAGCAATGATGCGCGGTGATGAAGCATATAGTGGAAGCCGCAGTTATTATGCTTTAGCCGATGCGGTAAAAAATATATTTGGCTATCAACACACTATTCCTACCCATCAGGGCCGCGGCGCTGAACAAATCTACATCCCGGTATTAATTAAAAAACGCGAACAAGAAAAAGGGCTGGACAGAGAGAAAATGGTTGCGTTCTCTAACTATTTTTTTGACACGACTCAAGGCCATAGCCAAATTAATGGTTGTACCGTCCGCAACGTTTATATTAAAGAAGCCTTTGATACCGGCGTTCGTTATGATTTCAAAGGAAACTTCAACCTCGAAGGGCTGGAGAGCGGGATTGAAGAAGTTGGAGCGAATAATGTTCCTTACATTGTCGCCACAATCACCAGCAACTCAGCCGGTGGCCAACCTATCTCTTTAGCAAACTTAAAAGCAATGTACCGCATCGCAAAAAAATATGACATTCCGGTCGTGATGGATTCAGCACGCTTTGCAGAGAACGCGTATTTTATACAGCAGCGCGAAGCAGAATATAAAGACTGGACCATTGAAGAGATCACCCGTGAAACCTATAAATATGCAGATATGTTAGCGATGTCGGCTAAAAAAGATGCCATGGTTCCGATGGGCGGATTGTTGTGTATTAAAGACGATGAATATTTAGATGTTTATACGGAATGCAGAACACTTTGCGTCGTTCAGGAAGGGTTCCCTACCTACGGCGGCCTGGAAGGTGGCGCAATGGAGCGCCTGGCCGTTGGCCTTAGTGACGGGATGAACCATGACTGGCTGGCCTATCGCATTACCCAAGTTCAGTATTTAGTTGATGGTCTTGAGGCGATTGGTGTTGTTTGCCAGCAAGCCGGTGGCCATGCGGCATTTGTTGATGCAGGGAAGCTCCTCCCTCACATTCCTGCAGAGCAATTCCCTGCGCAGGCGCTGGCATGTGAATTGTATAAAGTCGCGGGTATCAGGGCGGTAGAAATAGGTTCTTTCTTGCTGGGCCGCGATCCAAAGACCGGGAAACAACTCCCATGCCCTGCGGAACTGCTTCGCTTAACTATTCCACGTGCTACCTATACCCAGTCACATATGGACTTCATTATTGAAGCCTTCAGGCATGTCAAAGAAAATGCTTCGAATATTAAAGGATTAACTTTTACTTACGAACCTAAAGTATTGCGCCACTTTACCGCAAAACTTAAAGAAATTTAA